The stretch of DNA ACCGCCGGTAAAATGCCCTTATTGCGTACAATACGGACCAGTGTGGcgcctaattctgattaaatatgatactatgaatacgttctgaattttgtatgaCATTGCCTtattttttaggtaacatatttaattctttttagctaaaattcacttacttatcaattaacatagtatttatatacagaataacttattcatttacatttttgaatgatgatTTATCATCTGAAGtgacaaaatgtccatattttttcttcgatatattctaattgcgcgcaaataatcagggaacatacaaacacctgtcgctctctcccagaccatactagaaataccccgattcaaatttactctttcaaggcttattcttttatagaaaaattgtttggttcAAACGTTcagagcagttttcagagtttaagaattttcctcggaatccggcccgcaaatcggtaattagttcgtccactaCGGCCGTTCGAAGACtttggcaagcgagtattatgttagttcacattttccacgctatcgttatatataggggcagcactagacggtcgagATTAAATCGATCGCCCTATTTTTACTGTGGAgcgggctcaattcaatcgctaattctttatttacagtgaactattccctcaattgataaagacttcAAAGCCACGATGACTTTAAATGtacgaattttgatattgggtaaaaagataagaattcatgatatttcatgtcccCAGTTGACTTCGCGGACATGTCACGACAGTGAGCGGGGCCCCGGCCCTGACTCGACCAGTTAGTTACAACGGCTTTCTCCCACACTGCCACAGGCTGGGCTCTTGTGTAAAAcgagaatctgttaatccagtgtgactgaaaactgctgaaaactttTGCTTCAGCCTTTACTATGTCAGAGTAATTGTACTGTTTTGCTTCCCTTttcacccatcctccctcaacctctcaccccatcctgcctcaacctcaccccaacctctcatcccattgtcctcaacctctcatcccatcctcccccaacctctcagtcagtctcgctgttaatgtgatttctattttagtatttcaggttttcctctGTCGGGCTGTCGTGTAAACTTCATCACGAATACTGGATGTGGtggacttcaactgaaatttatcacagttttacttcttcagtcaacttcttccggactactagtgaactaactggactactagtgaactaaccagacgatatgtgaactaactggactatatgtgaactaacCAGACTATAtagtcaactaaccggactGAAGTGGATGATACTCATAAAAAACAGTCAGTGGTGGACTCCAGGAGGTGTGGAACTCTGTACGTGGATTTGTGGAACTCGGTGGACTACCATTACTGCTAGACAATGGCTGGTGAgtgtgtgagtagaatttcttataagtttccaaaacaattatgagaaagcagtttatctgtaaacactGTTTACACTGCATTTCATAACAATTGTCAATGGGGTTATTTGTAGTATAGAGCCTGTAATTGTGTTGCAGGAATTATAATTCAGGCTTTTAGTAAGAGCATCAATTTCtaccttaaaaattaattgaatatttgacatcGTTGAATAAAAATCGTTTTTGGACCGAATTTTGCGGGcgaatttcataaaaatttgTGACGAAAATTAAGGGGGTCGAAACACAAAATcctgaatatctcattttagGAGCATCGGATCCGAAATCTAACCTCATATTTGTAATCAGCACCCCAAAAAACACGTCTGcacaaaatttcattaaaattgggccaaaaaaaaattttgactttgtaccccatttttggggtgcatattttgggcattaaaacccttatttgctcatgaagatgaattccgattcaaaatctgattgcggaTCCGGCATCTACACCTCACAATACACATTCCTACTAATTTTCGaagaaatcagagaaaaaaaatttttcgccgaaaaaaaactcctggactAACACCTTAGATTTTAGCCATTTTTTGCCAAAAAATTGAATCTCTTCGATTTACTTAAGATTTTAGTCCTCTATATTTTTAGGGGTGCTGATTCCaaatctgcaatcagatttCGAATATCTCAAAATCTCTGGGGTccaaggccttttgaaaatttagggggtccccccaaaaattcgaatttctcattttctgggcCTCGGATCCGAAATATTCTTTCAGATTTGTAATCAGCACCCAAGAATACATGTCTGTactgaatttcatcgaaatctgAGACAAAAATGTTTTGACCCCTGACACTCATTTTGTGGAGTAGCCTAccttagattgccatttctctgatacaaCGGTAACTAGACTTTACTCTAACTCTGTATGTTTGATTGGTGGCCTCaaatctattaagtttcatgtatattttttaggatgtttgtcatcattagGGACTACATGCATGTATTGACGTTTTTGTTTGTTGATCAGGACTACatcagatgaactggataaGCGTTAGAACTCACCGagaggataaacaaacaaacgaacacatattgggagaacttgacttcagTCATAGTGAACTTTATGTCCACGAGGACTAAATATGTGACACTACCGATTGGCAATGTTTGAACTAAAAACGgggcaactgaaaaaaaaactgctcGTGGCATCTTGAACCCGTCGTTCGCTCCCAGACGAAACTAGGAATATCcccaattcaaatttattctgaaGCCTAAttctttcatagaaaattgtttctttaatagtttcagagcattttttttctggttaCAGTAAATTAGTGGTAGTTGAATGcactattttagagaataaaatttaatttgcttgaaattcttcctttggcatgtgagcctatcgctttaccggatgctaatacattccgctgacaaaagagttctatcaaaaatgttttgaaattccTTTTAAAAAGATGTtccccttcgaaaaaccttaaacgatagtagaattattcatatacaatggaatcgaattagataatgaatgaaattcagctaagaaaaatatcagtattactcgcatgccacagtaagataGCAAGGCTGAGTTAGATAtctaccgtacagtgctgcccctatgaataacgatagcggaatttctgtgaactaaaatagtagCGCATATTTACCGCCGGTAAAATGCCCTTATTACGTACAATACGGACCAGTGTGGCGCCTAATTCTGATTATATATGATACTATGAatacgttctgaattttgtatgaCATTGCCTtattttttaggtaacatatttaattctttttagctaaaattcacttacttatcaattaacatagtatttatatacagaataacttattcatttacatttttgaatgataatttatcatctgaattgacaaaatgtccatattttttcttcgatatattctaattgcgcgcaaataatcagggaacatacaaacacctgtcgctctctcccagaccatactagaaataccccgattcaaatttactctttcAAGGCTTATTCTTttatggaataattgtttggttcaaacgtttcagagcagttttcagagtttaagaattttcctcggaatccggcccgcaaatcggtaattagttcgtccactCCTGCCGTTCGAAGACTCTGGCTAGCGAGTATCatgttagttcacgttttccacgctatcgttatacataggggcagcactagacggtcgagATTGAATTGATCGCGCTATTTTAACTGTGGAGCGTgctcaattcaatcgctaattctttatttactaaTTGAGGTCTACGTTTAAAGtgagattgaagtgaaataaaacattagaaCGGTTACAGTTAGATTCCTTGTTTCGTGTCAATGTTATCGTTCGGTATTCATATTGACTTATCAGTCACTTGCCTGGAAATCAGAGATAACTCATTCGATTCtaagcagatcaagtcagggaaaacaacatgCATGCCAGGGAATAGTCAAGGAACTGATTTAGAAACGACTGCATTGTTTTCAGATACCGACTCTACCGACCGTATCTGTGATACACTATAGAAACAGTCGTTTCTAAAATAAGTTCAAGTACGTTAGACAAATTAACTACGTTGCCCCAATTTACTAAAACTATGGACAATGCGAATGAATGTTGAATTCCGGGTTCTACTACTATTTTTACTAACAAATTCGAGGTCTGATAATTTCTTTGTGTTGTCGAAAAcggtttctaattcattttcaggttttcattTATTGCCATCCAACGATTTTGTCATTACTGGATGTACTAATGATGACTGAGACGAATTTGtttttaacagttgaaatgagttCATACTCATTTATTTGAGTTGCATAAGAATCCTCCTGAATTTGAAAGGAGCTGGATTAACCGAAAGATACGACATCGCCCGCCCGCACCAGGTGGTTTCACTGAACCCAGGACGCCTGGTGGGTCCAGCTGGATAACTGCCCTAGACAGCATGGAATCAATATACCCACTAGAATTCATGcacaaaatttgttcattcatTTCGTCGAcaaattatatcatatcatttttcTGGTTGCAGGCTCAAGTTGCATATTTGAACAATGACCTGTCGCGCACGACTAACTGGAACCGTGACCGGGACGTGAttagcctatatacattctgTACATTAGTCAGAGATATATCGGCTGTCATACGAGACACACGTACAGTTTTGTAGGGATTTAGGATATCGACTCTGAGAGAAAATACGTGAGATTTTTGGAACGGAAATACATTATTTGGAATTCTCAAattcgaaatttcaaaaaccCTCGTTCGTATCAGGATGATATTGACTCCGTAGCTGCAAGCTAATAGTTTTTGAAACGGGAATTCGCTATCCGACTAACACGAATCCGAATTCTCGAATTCATCGTTCACATCTGGATAAACTGCAGCAATCAGTGTTAGAGCTGAGGATATCGTAGAATGGATTCTCGTTGTAGACGACGACGCTATAAGAAATCTGTAAGGGATAAACTAGTGTAATATCGGGATATAATAAGCTGATAATCGATCAGTGTATCGGACAATGATCATCGGATTAATTATCAAACGTGATCGCTAATTGAGAAAACCTTTGGTGAGACATTTTAGTgatgtttatttgaattcatttattttcaaacttgagGTTAAGTCAGATTCCTGTTTGTTCTTCGTTAATTCATTCATGTATGATTAACCATGttcaaaaataaacataaatatatcataattaGTATTCTATATTGGAtgttgttttattcattccaCTCTTATTGTGATACTCTAAAGATATTTAATGACTGGGAGGATTCGATCATAGGACAGAAGCTCTAAAATACCCTGGCAGGCGGTGAATAACAGCGCTGGCAAGTGAGGAAATTGGCATGTTTTttccctggcaagcgaggaaacTGGGAGGTCAGGAAACTGGCTCTtttttgccctggcaagcgaggaaacTGGTTCCtttttgccctggcaagcgaggaaacTGGCTCTtttttgccctggcaagcgaggaaacTGGCTCTtttttgccctggcaagcgaggaaacTGGCTCCtttttgccctggcaagcgaggaaacTGGCTCCtttttgccctggcaagcgaggaaacTGGCTCCtttttgccctggcaagcgagtatcgGTCCGGTCCCGCATATTATAGGTCCGCATCCGTAAAATGCCTGCCTCTCCTGGGGGAAGAGGCCTCTTTGGCTCCtttttgccctggcaagcgagtatcaGTCCGGTCCCGCATATTATAGGTCCGCTTCCGTAAAATGCCTGCCTCTCCTGGGGGAAGTGGCCTCTTTGGCTCCtttttgccctggcaagcgagtatcgGTCCGGTCCCGCATATTATAGGTCCGCTTCCGTAAAATGCCTGCCTCTCCTGGGGGAAGTGGCCACTTCGCCTAGGAGAGGCAGCCACATTGCGGAAGCGGACCTATAAAATGCGGGAACGGAccaatactcgcttgccagggcaaaaaGGAGCCAAAAAGGCCACTTCGCCTAGGAGAGGCAGCCACAATGCGGAAGCGGACCTATAAAATGCGAGACCGGAccaatactcgcttgccagggcaaaaaGCAGCCAgtttcctcgcttgccagggcaaaaaGCAGCCAgtttcctcgcttgccagggcaaaaaAGAGCCAGcttcctcacttgccagggcaaAAAAGAGCCAgtttcctcgcttgccagggcaaaaaAGAGCCAGcttcctcacttgccagggcaaAAAAGAGCCAgtttcctcgcttgccagggcaaaaaGGAGCCAATTttctcgcttgccagggcatcATGGGGCCAgtttcctcgcttgccagggcataAAGGAGCCAGTTtgctcacttgccagggcaaAATAGAGCTCATTTCCTCACTAGAGCTCGGGCTCTTTTTTATCGCCTTCCAGGGTATTTTAGAGCCTCTGTCCTCAAACCTATGAGCGAATCCTACCAGTCATCAAATATCTTTAGAGTCTCACAATAAGAGcggaatgaataaaacaatgataacaaccaatataaaatatcaattatgatttatttatgtttatttttgaaaatggttacGAACAGAACAGGAATCCGACTCACCTCACAGTTTTAATATCATAGGATAAATGAACCCTAATCAACGCTTATAACACTATCACttagtggaacctcgttacagcgaactcTACGGGACcggaaaatatgttcgttatgaccgatagttcgttatgtCCAGTTTAATTAgggacaaaattctatatttgttattatcCGATGAATCTTAATTGTATacgagttcgttgtaacgaggttccgctgaaATACACATGTTCTCATTAAAAGGCTTTTATCAATTAGCGATcacatttgaaaatcattcCGATCAACATTGTTCGAACTTATAATCCCACGAGAATACACACGTTTATATTCTATGATCAGTTCTTACATTGATTGCTGCAGTTTTCATCCAGATGTGAACGATGAGTTTGAATGTGCGAGTTAAATACAGGAATCAGTTTACAAACAACAAACAGTTATCCAACTTTACAACCGcggtttgaaaataaatcatatcttaTCAATCTCGCACGTAATGTAACATAAGTCTCTGTTTCAGTTCAAAGCGATCGCGTTTTATTATTATTCCGATGAACACGCGCATGTCCGATACactatcagattattatatcCCGATATTGCACTAGTTTATTCCTTACAGATTTCTTAAGCGTCACAATCTTCAACGAAATCGAGCATTTATTCGGCGAGTATTCTGCGATAACAGTTTTGACTGATCGTTTCAGTTTTGTAAATCCAGATGTGAACGATCGATAAGTTGATGGTTCAGATGAACGCgtaatccaaaaaatgaatccCATATTCTTTAGTTGCAGCTGCTTTGAGTCTCGGGGCTCGTATTTAAAGTTTGACGGTGAACTGTAGCGATCCAGTCCCCCGCCCTGTGCTTTGAGCTAATATTCCGGAATCGCTACAACTGAACTGTAACCCTACTTAACTACTACTGTAAGCTCGGCCCAACTTCGGTTATCTGGGCAACTatatagtcgaactaagtgaaaccgaataCCGTCAGTTAGTCGGAATATTCCGGTTAGCGTATTCGGTTATAGTTGCGACCACTAGTCGAATAGATACGAAATCTGGCCCTGTCCGTGTGTCGTATGACATATATTTCCAACTGATTCATGTACCGGGTACACAATGTCACGTCCCGGTCACGGTCGTGGTTAAGTTAATCGTGCGCGACGCTGCGCATTGATCTAATCATGCGACTTGTAAACTTCTGaactgaaaaatatgatttataatttgttaatacATGTCAAATAAGTGAAACCTGCTAGATTGCGACAGAGCATAGATTAAAAAATCTTTGACCCatcaaatcaaaacattaaaatgtatatgaaaGTAGAAATAAAGGCAAATGTAAATCTAGTGTACGCGTTGTATGGCAGGAATATTGGGTCGTTTTCGATATTATTGAAACTGAATGGGGACGGGTCTGGgcaatgagtttattttcCTATGAACCTACGTTTAGTTCGACCCTCCAGAAAGATGTTGAAAATCTGATGTTCAGATATGGCCCCCCGTCAGGTTTCATCACATATAATTATCAACttatttagaaacgactggtTGATGTACAGCACAGATCCCGCCTGATACCTGTCAAACTGAAAtcatacagtcgtttctatcCAAGTTCAACACGTTTGAGACGAATTAATTACGTCGCCCAATTAACTAATCTGCTGGTAGTTTGAACAAGTAATCCATGAATGCaattaaagaaatcatctTTTTTGGGTTAATCATGTTCCTCTAAACCTCCATCTAGTGGATTTACGGCGAACTATAACCCAGTGAAAAAATTCATAGAAATCCTTGAGAACTGTTTTGGAAAAGAATTTACCTCGGGTCCAGGATGAAGCAAATCAAAGTTCGAGAAAATCCTCAGACCAGATGATTGACCCCTTCTGGCatcaaaatatgttcgttataaccgatagttcattatatccagtatgaaattaatcaaattgcttTACTTGGGACAAAGtcctatatttgttatatccgataaaccgttgtatccgagttagttataacgaggttccactgtagtttCCTTGTTAAACCCATATCCCTAACACGAAACAATCAGCATTTCTCCTCTGTCGCCCTcctcaattcaaaaattgaaatcaaaaagaaattgtaAGTTATATAATAATGCtttttttatttcctaaaaTATGTCAACATCATAACAAGATCGCATTAGTATTTAAGCATAGAATTTCTACCAAACCATTCTCTTCGGAGAGGTTGCAAAAAGCAACCGGTCATGTACAGAGAATAAACTTACTAACTCGTCATATAAATAAATGACTGGTAAAAAATTACGTAATGATAAAATTAGTTAATCTAATTACCTTAAGTCAATACGAATTCCTAACTAATTCTTAACTTCAGAATAAAGTAGCCTAATTTCAAGTGGACCTGCGCAGGCTGAGTACGAGCAGGGTAACTAACCAACTGGTTTTAGGTTGATTTAGGTTGATGGTACAGGAACGAACCGTTACCTCACTATTAAGCCTAACCTAAGTATGATCCTAACCTTTCCGTTGTAAAACAAGTCGTTTAGGTAACTTGCCATCCCTGAACATATTGAAAACCCTGCGATTAACTGATAGACATTTCTGACAATTTAAAATGAGCTGGGATAGAGGGAGTTAACACGACTGAGTGAGAATTACTGACCAGGGTGAAGTGTGGTTAAGTCAATACAGTCGAATGCGGTGAAGTCGTCGCTATTTTTGAGTCCAAATTAGTGTATTATCAATTCAGTTAACTAAAGCGTAAGTCATTTAATTGGATATGTCGTTAATgaaatgacatcatcaaagcTAGGACAATTTCAGCGAGTTAAGACTTTCGTTCCCAGTGCTGGTAGTGGCTGTATCGACAGAGTGATCTACGTGTTGCTCTACGACCGCTGTGCTGCATCAGACACTACTACGGTATTTGAAGTACATTCATAGATGGGTTCTCGGTGAAGTTAGACTGTGCGTATACATGTAATGTTACATTCATAGTTTGGTAtataaaagaattttcaaaaaatttcattgtattgtcattgtatttcaatacCGAACACCTAGCTATTTACAGCAAATTTCAGAGATGGTACGGTATAATtaaaatgttatcaaataaACTCTAATATCAGTATTTTGCGTATTCATCAGTTCACTCTGACTATGGTAGAGCTCCTCAAGAATGAATTGCGActcaaaatttaaatttcaaccGCCAAATGATGACATTGCAACAACTTTTCGAATAATTATCTCGAAACCACTTTttggttatcggagttagtcgactactCGTGCGAACTAACCGAATTTCGGTTAGTCTGAACTAAAGTCCAGAAATGGTCGACCACCGGATGCAGCTTGTTCTAAGATGGCCGACGCTACGAAACGCAATACGACTGAACTatagcgcattcggttatcaGTTCCGAACACTCGTCGACTAGCTACAAAAACCGATGTTCGCCCTAACCACTAAACAGAGTTACACGTAACGATGACCGACCGGGAATTGTCCGGTTCCTTCACTGCCAGACCTTAACGGTACTATCGACGGCGCCGGAAAATAGTCGACCACGGGACACGGCGAGACACGCTACGCTACCCTGATGTCTAACCAACGTCTGCGTACAGATCAAATTATCCATGCTCCATACGCGTAACGACCGATCGTACGACGCGCTGACGACTTTGGTTCCGGACGTCGTCTGCACGGCGGACAGCGCGTACACCGTTCCCGAATGTCCCATCAACGTCGTCACCTGCTGATACGAATCCTTCTCCCACACGTGTATAAGATTCTCGTACGTACCGCAGAGAATGTGGTGATTCGTGATGCACAACGAATAAACGCTGCCGCCCGACGTGTCCAACATCTTCACGCATTCGAACGAATCGAGATTCCATATTTTGATCGTTTGATACGAGCCCGTGTAGAGGTAACTCTGCGACGTCGTCAGAACGCGAACCCAGTGATTCAAACCGGATATTTCGCGCATCAGCTGATGCGTATGCACGTCCCAAACCTTGATTATTTTCAGAGACCCGCTGAACAGCATGTTCCTCGCGCAGCACAGCGTACAAACCGGGTTCTCATGCGCTTCgatcgtttttattttctcgAACGTTTCGATATTCCACACGGCTATCGTCGTGTCCTGCGAACCGCTGTATAGTTTATTCCCGTACACGGCCAGAGCGAGCACAATACCGTTGTGTCCTTCCATCGTTTTCAAACATTTATACGTCGTACTCAAGTCCCACGCCTTGATCGTCTTATCCGACGAGCCGCTAAACAAGAAGTCGCCGTGCACCGACAAACACCACACCGGGCCTTGGTGACCGACGAACGTTCCTTTGCACTTGAATATTTGCTGCGGATCGTAGGCGCCCATCGGAACGCCTAAATTCAACCGCGTATTAATATGCGCTAACTCGTCGGTAAATACGGCGTATTCTCGTCGACGTTCGACCACCTCGTTGAGCAACTGATTCTGATTATTTTCGAACAGGTCCATTTTTTCGGCGACGCCTTTCTCGAGTTCTTCGACGCGTTCGGACACTTTACCGAGCATC from Tubulanus polymorphus chromosome 11, tnTubPoly1.2, whole genome shotgun sequence encodes:
- the LOC141913114 gene encoding E3 ubiquitin-protein ligase TRAF7-like, whose product is MAEKMNQGIVATLGPPVLSVTRDLSESDISAGSSFVSSPEAEREIIVFLEEPNDKLNCRLCNQVFTDPVITSCGHTFCRRCVDSRPDGSCPVDHNKLQVVVTNLAVSEQIGELLIRCKYGCATKTDETGFEVDPGGCPKAIKLASRREHEEVCGYAPTRCPNNPNCSVVLKKDLDRHLSVCNHIKCPHHKYGCEFSGTVDTLHEHLSDCKFEAMKEFLQRTDDKLADLQFTLAQREQEIAFLRSMLGKVSERVEELEKGVAEKMDLFENNQNQLLNEVVERRREYAVFTDELAHINTRLNLGVPMGAYDPQQIFKCKGTFVGHQGPVWCLSVHGDFLFSGSSDKTIKAWDLSTTYKCLKTMEGHNGIVLALAVYGNKLYSGSQDTTIAVWNIETFEKIKTIEAHENPVCTLCCARNMLFSGSLKIIKVWDVHTHQLMREISGLNHWVRVLTTSQSYLYTGSYQTIKIWNLDSFECVKMLDTSGGSVYSLCITNHHILCGTYENLIHVWEKDSYQQVTTLMGHSGTVYALSAVQTTSGTKVVSASYDRSLRVWSMDNLICTQTLVRHQGSVACLAVSRGRLFSGAVDSTVKVWQ